The bacterium region ACACTCTCGCGGAGCAAGGCCTGGGTGAGCATGCGCCGCAGCCTGCTGCAAGAAATGAGCCAGACCGTGCAGGAGATCCTGTTTCGCGGGGCGTTTCCCGTCTACTCGTACATGGCCACGCTACGACCGTTCATGCGCATAAACGGCATCGGCCAGGCAGAAATCGAGCGATTTGTCCAAGCCATTGCCGACCAGCGATTGAGCGTGCGGGAGATCGAACTGTTGGCCCATGGTTACTTCCGCGGAACCGCCTCGCTACGCGAAGCAATCGATCAGGGGAATTGGAAATGGTCACTCGAGCAAATGCAGGCAGTTCCCGAGGACCCCGATGCCTGCAACGACTTCGAACGCGCCTTGCTGCGAGACCTCGAGCGACTACTGAAGTCGATCGGGCACGTGATGACTCGCTGTGACAGTCCGCGTCTACAAACTCGC contains the following coding sequences:
- a CDS encoding chromosome partitioning protein ParB, with translation MRVTKQKTLSIVEQARFVVELLSMHDMSIADVAETLSRSKAWVSMRRSLLQEMSQTVQEILFRGAFPVYSYMATLRPFMRINGIGQAEIERFVQAIADQRLSVREIELLAHGYFRGTASLREAIDQGNWKWSLEQMQAVPEDPDACNDFERALLRDLERLLKSIGHVMTRCDSPRLQTR